A segment of the Pirellulales bacterium genome:
GGGGCCCGGTAGAAGGCTTCCGCGGCGACAAACTCGCTGCCGTATTCTTCCAGCATGGACGGCACCAGAAAGCTGGGCCGGTCGATCCGCTGTTGATCGGCGAAGGTTTTCTGCCCGCGAATCAGGATCTCGCTTTCGTTGTCGTAACGCGGCTTCATTTCCCGTCCTTGGGCGCCGCTCAGGTCGCGGGCCTCGCGGCTCAAGGGCGCGCGCAGCAAGGGGATCGCCAATTCGCGGTTGACTGCGGCCAGCAAGCTGATCACGACTGCCGCGACCAGGATGGGCCGCACCACGCGCCCGCGCGAAATGCCGGCCGCCATGAGCGCCGTGAGCTCGTTGTGGCGCTGAATCCAGGTGACGGTGAACATCGCCGCGATCAGTGCCAGGATTCCGCTGGTGCGATCGAAAAACGCGACGGAACGCACGCCGTAGAACTGGGCGAGCGTAGTCCACAGGCTGCCGTGCTTCGACGAAAACGCCGTAAACTCGTCAAGGTGGCTGAACATGTCGAAGACGACATACAGCCCCGTGAGGCTCAAGAAACAGATCGCGAATACCTGCACGAACTGCCGGAGCAGGTAACGATCGATGACCTTCATCCGTGACGGTCTCCAGCGGCAAGTCAGAATCGAGCCAGCGCCGTGTCGGGCTCTGGCAAACCCGGACCGATCAAACCCCAACCCGGACCGATTAAACCACTGCCATGGCGCCACGCACGGCGCGGGCCAATGCGGCAATTCCCTCGCGGATGCGCACCGGGGGCTGCACGCCGAACGTCAGGCGGATGCCGTTGCGCCGCGTGCCGCAACCTTCGCTGGGAAAACAATGTTCGCCCGGCACGTACAGCACCTTTTCCGCCAGGGCCCGCTCGAATAGCGGTCCGTCGGGGCCCGTGTCGAGTCCTTCGGGCAACTCGAGCCAGGTGTATAGCCCGCCCGTGGGCCGCGACCAACGCGCATCAGACACGTCGCCGAGGTGCTCGTCGAGCGCGTCCAACATGGCGTCGAGCTTCACCTGGTACGCAGTTCGCAATTCGGCCAGGTGCGGTTCGAGCAACCCCTGCTGCAGGACGTTGAGCAGCAGAAATTGCACGAGATTCGGCGCGCCGAAATCGAGGTTGCCCTTCTGGGCATTGACCGGCCCGACGAGTTCGACGGGCAGGATTCCATAACCGGTGCGCACACCGGGCGCAAAGCACTTACTGAACGTGTGCGTCAGGATGACTGTGTCGCACGCATCGTCGTAGGCGAGCAGGCTGGGAATGTCGTCGCCCTGATACCGCAGATCGCGATAGGCCGCATCATCGATCACATAGATGCGGTGGTGGCGCGACCAGCGTCGGGCAATCTCGACCAGTTGCGGCCGTCGTGCAGCGGCCAGCGTCTTGGTGCCCGGATTGTCGAAATAGCTGACCACATAGATCGCCTTGACGCGCGACAGCTCGCCGGCGCGGTCGATCTCGCGCAGCGATTCTTCAAGCGCCTCGGGCACCATGCCGTCGGCATCGGTTTCGACCCCGTAGGCCCGCGCGCCGGCGCCGCGCAACACGCCCATGAACACGAAATAGGTGGGCGCCGCGCAGAGCACGATGTCGCCCGGGTCGCAAAGCGTGTCGGCGAGCACATAAAGCAATTGGTTGCTGCCGGCGGTTATCAGGACCTGTCGCGCGGTGATCGCGCGCTGGCACTCGGGGTCGCCGTCG
Coding sequences within it:
- a CDS encoding LptF/LptG family permease, with amino-acid sequence MKVIDRYLLRQFVQVFAICFLSLTGLYVVFDMFSHLDEFTAFSSKHGSLWTTLAQFYGVRSVAFFDRTSGILALIAAMFTVTWIQRHNELTALMAAGISRGRVVRPILVAAVVISLLAAVNRELAIPLLRAPLSREARDLSGAQGREMKPRYDNESEILIRGQKTFADQQRIDRPSFLVPSMLEEYGSEFVAAEAFYRAPDPKHKRPGGYLLSKVEQPPGLSKLKSLMLKDRPVIITPLDAPDWLQPDQVFIVSQVTFEQLTNGPTWRQYSSTLDLIRGLHNRSLDFGADVRVAIHTRIVQPLLDTTLLLIGLPLVLRSDNRNVFLAIGLCMLATTLFMLVNMACQYLGSIALVDAAMAAWLPLLIFAPVAAFTIDPLRI
- a CDS encoding PLP-dependent aminotransferase family protein codes for the protein MSAPIKLSQRAQRTGPQPIAELINKALADPELISLAAGFVDQRTLPVTPTSQAFDLLLKDTAHTQAALQYGSTPGHPPLRQAVLDRWRDADGDPECQRAITARQVLITAGSNQLLYVLADTLCDPGDIVLCAAPTYFVFMGVLRGAGARAYGVETDADGMVPEALEESLREIDRAGELSRVKAIYVVSYFDNPGTKTLAAARRPQLVEIARRWSRHHRIYVIDDAAYRDLRYQGDDIPSLLAYDDACDTVILTHTFSKCFAPGVRTGYGILPVELVGPVNAQKGNLDFGAPNLVQFLLLNVLQQGLLEPHLAELRTAYQVKLDAMLDALDEHLGDVSDARWSRPTGGLYTWLELPEGLDTGPDGPLFERALAEKVLYVPGEHCFPSEGCGTRRNGIRLTFGVQPPVRIREGIAALARAVRGAMAVV